From the genome of Podarcis muralis chromosome 3, rPodMur119.hap1.1, whole genome shotgun sequence:
CAGAAGTTACTGCAACCACGAGGAAGAATGAGGAACTCACTCTGAATAAATCATGGGTTAATTGATTCCAATCCTTTCAGGATCTTTCATCTTTCAATAAACAACCTATTCACACAGCCTCCTCaaattgtttttctttatgtttccagtctaaaaggtaaaggtaaagggacccctgaccattaggtccagtcgtggccgactctggggttgcggtgctcatctcgctttattggccgagggagccggcatacagcttcctggtcatttggccagcatgactaagccgcttctggcaaaccagagcagcaactgacatgccgtttaccttcccgccagagcagtacctatttatctaattgcactttgacgtgcttttgaactgctaggttggcaggagcagggaccaagcaacgggagctcaccctgtcatggggattcgaactgccaatcttctggtcagcaagtcctaggctctgtggtttatctcacagcgccacccatgtcccgcgcTTCCAGTCTAGATCCCTGGATATGCAGCTACTGTGCTCCTTTCCCCCAAGTTTGTTGGTGTGCACCATAAAATTGCACCACGCTGTGGTGAAAGTGTGCTTCTTTCCTTGCATAAATCTGAACTTATGAGAAAGCTTCCCTGCCAATGCAGCTTGGCATCATTTGGCATCTTATAAGGCTAATATAGCCTCCTGAAGCTTTGCACAAATATCCTGTTTCCCACTGAATGCCAAGGGTTTCCGAGAAAGTAACAGGCAtgcatatgtgtgcatgtgcCTGCTTAATACCTTCGTTTCCCATTTCCCACATCACAATGAAACCAGATTAAATGCTCTCCTTCCAGGACTTGATGCTGTGGAAAGCAAAGAAActgattcctgtactgcagggggctggattacTATGATTCTAGGAATATAACCCTTGATTGAttcctggcagggagggaggcttcttacctctctcgccctcaCCTAGCcaggtccttcaggtatactggaccgaggccatttagggctttaaaggtcagcaccaacactttgaattgtgcttggaaatgtactgggagccagtgtaggtctttcaagaccgatgcTATGTTGTCTCGGCTGCcactccaagtcaccagtctagctgccacattctggattagttgtagtttcccggtcaccttcaaaggtagccccacatatagtgcattgcagtagtccaagtgagagataactagagcatgcaccactctggtgagacagtctgaggGCAGGTAGTGTCTCAGCCTGTCTACCAGgtgaagctggtagacagctgccctggacacagaattaatttgcgcctccatggacagctgtgagtccagaatgactcccaggctgtgcacctggtccttcagggccacagttactccattcagtaatggaggagaggatggaaccctgaggcaccccacaagtgagagcccaggggtctgaacactcataccccaccaccactttctgaacacggtccaggaggaaggagcagaaccactgtataacagtgctcccagcccctctagatggtaaagaaggatgttatggtcgttGGTGtcctctgcaaaaataaaataaaataaaaaacacacacatgcacacgaatcacagaattgtaaagttggaaggtaccccaagagtcatctattccAAGCTCCTACAATGCAGGATTGGGTTACATTACATGTTTCTTTCTGAATATCTGTCATTGACAATAATAAAGAGAGTGATTGATTGAATCTGGCCGCATTCTGTAAGGCCTGTAAGGTATTCTGTAAGCTTGGGTGTTGTTAAGTCAATAGATACAAAATCACATAGCTGAGATGTCAACAAAGAGAATAATAGTTTGGGAAATCAGAATTTCAGGGCCCACAAACATTtcataaaatgcaaaatgaaagtaTTTCAAATGATTTGGATTGTTGAGTGACAACAGTTGATTTGGCAACAGTCGCTAACaccattcttcccttttcctggtATAAACCGTATAAATACCAGCAAAGCTTCCATAGATTCTCCACCCTTCTCTTCATTGAGCCTTTTCCTTCCATTAGCATTGCAACTGCAGCCAATCTTCCACCATGAAGATGCTCTACGTTCTCTTTGCTGTTGCCTTCTTGGTCTACCAGGTCCAGGCCAATCCCAAACCACCATCCGAGGATGAAGCCCAGGAGCCTCTTGACCCTGAAATGAAGTTGAAAGAGGGTAAGTTGGGCTGAAAATGGTCATTCTTTCATATTGCAGCTTGTAGAGGAATCCTAGAATCACGCTTAGAAGTACAACTCTAGGTTAGCTCTGCCATATTATTGCAGAAAGAGAATTCTTTTGACTTACAAGCTTTAGTTATCATGGTCTTTCCAGCCTCATAGGAAGGACCTGGGCAACCTGGTTCATTGTGCAGCTCATCATGATGCATTTACTTCTTACTGAATTTGATGGGACTTTGTGTTTTAGGACTTTCGTCTTGACCTTCCTTCAGAGGTTGGGATGGGCTGTTTCCCTCCCAGAATCCTTCAGAAGCAATCTGTCAGCAGCTTCTTTGTGGCAGTGGCTGAGACTGGAATCCAAATTTGCAGGGCATCCCTTTTTCCatgtcctctctctccccctataaaaatgcacatacagtggtacctcgggttaagtacttaattcgttctggaggtctattcttaacctgaaactgttcttaacctgatgcaccactttagctaatgggacctcccactgccgctgtgccgctggagcacgatttctgttctcatcctgaagcaaagttcttaacccgaggtaatatttctgggttagcagagtctgtaacctgaagcatatgtaacctaaagcatatgtaacccgaggtaccactgcagataTAAAATAGATGTAAAATGTATAAGTCGTACAGAGTCTAAAAGCAAATAGTTCAAACCAGCAAGGgcataaaacaataaaaggaagcaacacacacaacccccccccccccaaaaaaaatatatatttacaaagcCAGCAGAATATTGATTGAGCTGCTCCATTGGTGGTTGGCACCCACTAGaattggtagggcagaaggcaaggaggccgACAGTGGTTGAGTTCTACATGGGCtacaggaagaggaaagcaacAAGCAGTTtgaaataagaaggcaggcaataAGAAGTTCACGAAAGTGGAAAGATAAAGATAAACCAACCAAGGAAGATTGGTTGAATAAACTGACAGGTTATGTTAAGTTTGGTAAGTTTGACAACAAGAATCAGAGACCAGGAGGAGTCTGTGATTAGAGAGGGGTGGAAGCTTTGTGGTATTTGAAGAAATGTAATaacagacgcgggtggtgctagggatgcgggtgatgctgtggtctaaaccactgagcctcttgggcttgccgatcagaaggttggtggtttgaatccccatgatggggtgagctcccattgctcggtcccagctcctgccaacctagcagttcaaaagcatgcccaaaagtgcaagtagataaataggtactgcttctgcgggaaggtaaacagcgtttctgtgccctgctcttGTTTCAGTGTTCCATGTGCCAGAAGtgtcttggtcatgctggccacatgacccggaaaaactgtctgcggagcggacaaatgccggctccctcggcctgtaaagcggctcccttggccagcagCAGCTAGGCCAATGCCTGGAGGCAGATGGGTTGGGGGTCAATAAACAGAAGCTGCATCCTTATAGTTATTTCTTGGATATGAGAATTTGGAAGACAGTTATTCTGGATGGGGCACCAGACGTCCTGAAGGAGCAAGTGTGCTACTTGGAGGTGCTCCTTCATTTTAGATGAGCAACGAGTGCCTATGCCCAGTAATCCCTGACAGTCTCCCATATAGACTTTAATGAGCTCTGTGTGGATCTGACCTTGAAAGTGGTCCAGAAGTTGAGGCTGGCACAGAATACTGCAGCCCAGATGCAATGGGGCACCATTGGACAGGAACAGatcctgcactggctgccagtgagaGAACAGATCTGATTCCAGGTAGTGACTAAGAATGATGGGGAAATTTCATTCAATTAGCAGTTAAAGGTTTAGctccctaattcacactttcctggAAAATACACAAatggaaacacagccatccttcaaaattcacacgttactcaattttggttttaaatatttttattagggtttataaagaaaaatgcaaagattATCGTCAAAtatcttctctttttttggtccaaatgaaaacattaatctagaggggggaaagaaaaagagaataacAGAAAATACTAGGGTAAAGCATGTCTAAATAGGCAGATATTAATGAAAATGGCATGCAAGAAGTACCATATTTTGTACAACTGCTTTGGAAAAAATGTCTGTCTTTGCTTGCAAAATATGCGTTTATTAGGAGaaagctgatgaattttcattaggactttttaaaaataaaatctgtaaactAGTATGGAAAGGTGGTGAATGgaactttgttctttttttggagggggtggaaaatGAGGACTACAGAGAAACTGAATTTGACCAACTCACCCAATGCTCTTTGCTGGCCACAAGGCTGAGATCTTGTTCAGAAAGAAACAAGATCACTGACCATGCTGCAGAGTAGCCTTACCAAAACCTGTGCAGATGTTTACAACAGTATAACCAGCAGCACCTGTGTAGAGGAGAGAAAGTCCATTGTTATATCATCAACatccttaattttattttggttAGACACTTTTCTTACCGCATAATGCAAAGAGTTATAGTAaaaccaacccccccaaaaacaacaataaaaatgaaaaccaaagCTAACAATAAAAAGGTGGGAACATATATTATGCTCTAATTTGGAAAACTTTGCAGAAAAGCAGTGTCCGCTATGTTACAGTGAGATAAGACTAAGCTAAGCCAAAGAACGGAGAGCTACCTGATAAGCATGTTAAGGTCTCttgcctttccttttttcccctgcaGAAGATGTTCCCCGCCCAAGAAATGCCATGGTATGCAATgctatggggggaaattgccGCTCCAGATGTAATGACAATGAGAAGTCTATTGGAAAATGCTTTGCAAGTAGGTATTGCTGTGTGAGATTCCAGTAGAGAGCCTGCTCAAGAGAGATGCAAGGAAGACCAACAGTGTACGATCGGAACAGAGGAAGAATCCACCTCCCAATCAAGATGGATTAATGCTAAACCTCTCTTTTTTGATTAAAACTGAGTTTGCTTCCAATTCAGTGGCTATCTATCATTTTATTCTTCCTCGAAGCATTTGATCACTTATAGTTATCACTACCACTAAACTGCCATTGTTGCTGTAACTACTACTACAAACTCCCCCCGTGCCCCCAATTACCTGAAACAGTCACAATATTCTTGATTTCTTGATatgatttattatacagtggtacatctggatgcaaacgggatccatgccggagccccgttcgcatctagaagcaaacgtaactagcaacGGCACGTCTGTGCACACGAGCGTCGCTTTTAGCCGCTtctgtgcgtgacgtcattttgagtatCTGGCATGtgcaagcggtgaaacctggaagtaacgtgctccgttacgtCTGGGTTGTCACGGAGCGCGACTCAAACGCGCTCagcatgaagcatattcaactgGAGGTATGAAGACGTCTTCACCCCAGTTTGGTTCCCCTTtctcacatacacagcccaagaagacaacaacaaaaatccctcgacagcatacaaatcaatctgactaacctgattcaaaaatacaCACTCGCACCCCGCTCTCACACAAAAACAACTCTCACTACAACCAACCAAAGACAACTAACCACACCTTaatcctctctcaccaccaaggaaatacaagaaGTGAATAGTAAGAAAACTCATACAAGTAACGCTGACACAGCCCCTCACACACactaagtagaataatagaagtATAACCACCTCACCTGCcactcccccttttttctttctttttcttttctctcttcttcttcttcctaactgCTTAAACCAATTCATAAACCAAGAACTTATCCATTGACGACTAATAATGAAACATGTGTTGGAGATATTTCCCCACatttttatgctatttttgtgatatgaaaatgacatgagaaaacgtggtatacttgtttgtatagcattattcttgtttataaaacccaattttaaaaaagaagaagtttcacATGCAGGAGACAGAAGAATAAGTCTTGTCTGTGTATACTGCAACAAGATACCCCCACCACAAGAAACATccaaaaggtgcagaaaaggagagACCTAATGGATCGAATGGTTGGAGCAAATCCCttttgagattattattatttttgccacaTTTGGGGGCTATTCAGCTTAGAAAAATTTGGGGGACTCAGTAGAGGTGTGCAAATTATGCATGGAGTTGAAAAGGTAGAAAGGGAGCTGTTTTCGTCCCTCATGTAAGAGCTGACGGGAAAAACCCTTCTCTGTCTGAAGCTCtggagagagctgttgccagtcagagtagacaatattggtCTAGATAGGCAAAAGCCTTTTGCAAGGAAGCTGCCTGTCTTCCTAAAGTTGGGTAAACCTTCAGTCAAAAGCATTTCAAGAACTTCTGAGTGGGCATTGAGAGCTGCCCTTCAAGAGCATGGGCACATAGTTGACTCAATCCTGCTCCTAATTTTTTCccagaaaaaaaaatatatatatttgaataaaTACCAGGGACTCTGCACACCTTTCCAGAAGTTGTGAGAACCTCTTGGGTTCTTTACTTCCATCAGAAATTGTGGACATATGCAGCTTACCTTTGAGCATGAAAGCCCTTCACCTTGTCTTTACTGTATAGTCCTCTTCTTGGTTCTCCATAGCCCAGCCAGGCTAGATTTGTCGTCTGCAGGCAGACTGAAAAAACAGCACAGATTCCGAGGCTGAGTGTGCTGCATATGAAGCAGATGTTAAGCTGAGGGGTTCTTtcagaacaaaaagaaaaggagtgTTTTTCAGTTAGGAACCGTGGGGGGTGTAAAAATCCTAGAAGGAATCGAATTTAGAAGGAGGGCTGTtggtagagatgggggagaaagttgattcagttcacatctaaaggcaaatctaccaacGTTGCACTTTCTGAGGCAATATATTAGCTGAATCATGGCCATCCCTCAAAAGCAACACTTGTCTGCCTATACCAGGGTAAAATGTGCACAGGGATGCATATATTGTTAATACATGAAACTGCATTATCtcaggggaaatggcttgccaaaaatgtgtgcattgggcaaaattgcatcaaAATACATGCGCATTGGGATAAATTTGTAGCAAgacgctgatgaattttcaggaggacttgcCATTTCACAAACTGATATGGGAAAGTGCAGAACTACATTCaagttttggaaaagaaaaagaagaggtggAGGAGAAAAGACTTACTCCAACCcgttcctttagatggaaaatgaatgacgccctactaagagatcaggagattgtaaagaaggcccaaaaaaccttaaaagactattttgaaattaacCTGAATActtcggtggaaaaaagaacaatctgggacgcaagcaaagctgtaatgagagggtttctgaaaCAACAGaatacgatcaagaaaaaactctggaatggaaaaaaggataagatattagagaagataagagacgGTGAGAAAAAATTGAGACTAAAACCAAAATCTAAAGAGATCTTAAGAGAAATTAAGTTCCATCAAGCACAgtatgcgaaattgataaatcaagaagtggaatggaaaattaaacaaatgaaacaaagatcatttgaatcggcgaataaatgtggaaaactgctagcatggcagttgaaaaaaagacaaaaattgaactttgttaccaatctagaggtagaAGGGAGaaatattcagaaaccagaggaaattagaaagtgcttccagagatacttcaaaaaactttatacacaagggcctcagaaagagactgagatagaccaatttataAAAGCCAATGGATTACCAAAATTATCCCAGGAGAGGACAACAATTTTGAATTAtagaataacacaacaggaaattgagggtgccattcagaatatgcaactgggcaaatccccaggccctgatggacttacctccaaatattataagacattaaaagactacttgatacaaccactaatggaggtttgtaaccagattatggaggggaagaaggcaccggaaacgtggaaagaagctttcatcacattgatacctaaactggagactgaaaagactcaacttaagaactaccgtcccatctcactcctaaatgtggattacaaaatttttgcagacattttggcaagtagacttaaaaaagtacttaatgaagtgattcacaaagaccaggctggctttctcccaggtagacatatgtttgataatactaggaacattattgatattttggaacttttacaaacaaatatcaatacgagagccgtgttaatctttattgacgcggagaaggcctttgacaacatttcttggatgttcatgaagaaaaacctggaagggatgggagtgggacgggggtttgaaaatggaatagaagcaatttattcagagcaaaaagctaaattgatagtaagtaaacaatgtggtgactgaagagttcaaaattgaaaaagggacacgacaggggtgccccttatcccctcttttatttatttcagttttggaggtgctcctgaacatgattagggaggaccggttggtgcaaggaatacaggtcggagtgaaacaatataagttgaaagcctttgcagatgatctggtgttaacactacaggagccagaatctagtacaaaaagattTCTAGAACTGATacaagagtttggtcgggtggcgggatttaaactgaataagcaaaaaaccaaggttttggcaaaaaacttgacattatcggaaacagaggggtttcagagggagacagaattaagtgtggttaaaagagtgaaatacctaggggttcaattgtctgctaaaaatttgaatttatttaaagacaattatgaaaaatgctggacggaaattaaaaaagatttagaaatttggtcaagattgaaactttccttgttgggtagaattgcagctataaaaatgaatgtattgccgaaaatgttatttttgttccaaaccctacagattgtggacagagtggaatgctttggaaagtggcagaaggatatttctaagtttgtttggcagggcaaaaagccccgaataaagtttaaaatactaactgattcaaaagaaagaggggggtttgccctgccagatttaaggttgtattatgaagctgcagctttctgctggatgaaagattggttacttcttgaaaacactgatgttctagatctggaagggtttgataacgcttttggttggcatgcatatctgtggtacgacaaggtaaaggctcataaaatgtttaaaaatcatattgtcagaaaagcaatatttatggtctggacaaaatacaaggacttgctagaaggtaagaccccgaggtggctatcaccagcagaggccaaggcctggaaaaaacctaATATGGAGGTcggctggccgaaatatggggaaattctagaaaaagttggagaaaattggaggttgcagagctatgaaaaattaaaaaataaggtgcaaaattggttccattatgcccaaatacaagaggtttttaagttggataaaaaagtaggcttccaggtggaaaaattgaaattagagacggaattgttagaaccaaagactaaagtactttcgagaatgtataacttgctgcttaaatggaacactcaggatgagacagtcaaatcagcaatgataaaatgggctcaggacattgggtacaacattatgtttgaagactgggaaaggttatagaccactggtatgaaattcatggcatgtaatgccttgaaggagaatattatgaaaatgatatacaggtggtacatgaccccagtcaaacttgctaagatatatcatctgtctgataataaatgttggaaatgtaaggaggctgaagggacattctttcacctctggtggacctgcccaaaagtgaaggtcttctgggaaatgattcataacgagctaaaaaaggtgcttaaatacacctttcctaagaaaccagaggcctttctcctgggcattgatggccagaaggtgttaaagaacgacagaaccttttatatgtatgcaacaacagcagcaagaatactaattgcaaaatattggaagacacaagatttgcccacactggaagagtggcagatgcaattgatggactacatggaattggccgaaatgactggcagaatccgagatttgggagaagaaacaatggaagaggattggaaaaaatttaaagactatctacaaaaacattttaagttatatgaatgttaagagtttgcatgactcagaaaatttagcttcagcaacaagattcggtgatatggaaattaagtttataattatgaaaggactaatgtttaaagtaacatcatttttattttaatgtaatgTAATTAGATAATAAGTCTTAAACATAAAGTATACctattggaaagtacaaaggaatgcatgaaacaaggtaataatttgctgatatctttattgtaaagaatgcagggcgagggagatgtggggaagtccagttggttatgagaaaaatattttggaaagatggtttctttttcttcttctgttatcttcttttttctttttctttttctataacttgtatctggaaaaaccaataaaaatactgttttaaaaaaaaaaaaaaagaggtggagGAGAAAAACCagaatggacagattcacccatctctgGGTAAGCTAGGTTCTGGCAATACATTGACAGGAATTTATAGACTCATAAAATCTACCTAACATGGATCTGTCCAGCTTCTTGGTTCATTCATTGGCCAGCTGTTATTAGCTTATGTGAAGACAGAACATAGCTCTCAGGGGCAGCTGAGGCCATGTTACTGCCTGCTGCAATGGACAGGCTGGTGTCCTCGCCATACTACATGCGGAATCTTACAGGACTAGCACTTGAATCTTACTTAACACTGGTGCTGGGACCACACAAAGCATGAGGCTAACTTAGACTGCTGCTGTCTCTCCCCTGCCAACAGAGGCAGCTGCCCTGTGCTGTCCAATGGTAGAGTTGGCCCCGAAAACATGTCCCACAGTATTTTGCAGTTTCTCAGGGGGGA
Proteins encoded in this window:
- the LOC144327127 gene encoding uncharacterized protein LOC144327127, which translates into the protein MKMLYVLFTVAFLVFQVRANPKPPSKVEGEAKEFLESHAYKDDGPGLNPEPKDSSRFQVVLCSDNDGYCLPRDFQCHNGLAFKEPWNDCPFSDVLKCCIQSSTMKMLYVLFAVAFLVYQVQANPKPPSEDEAQEPLDPEMKLKEGLLPFLFSPAEDVPRPRNAMVCNAMGGNCRSRCNDNEKSIGKCFASRYCCVRFQ